In a genomic window of [Empedobacter] haloabium:
- a CDS encoding peptidylprolyl isomerase has translation MRKSSKHPITLAAVLLCAMAAGTSAVAQNAKPAAAAAAAVQKGFTPPGQSKNTEIDSIAVIVNDEVITRRELAQEVNTIVQRMKAQNAQLPSAADLQRQIVEHMIVQRAQLQMAREMGVRVDDAMLDRAMVRVAAEQKMTVQQLRDQIEKQGGSYAAFREDIRNEIIMTRLREHEVDQKIQVSEAEVDSFLAAQEAAAAEQFEVNISQILVRIPENASPDVIAQRQKRAEEVMRQLRTGADFAKMAATYSDASDALQGGVVGWRQTDRIPPVFAEALVKLNPGQVTPIIKSVGGFHILKLSDKRSVAQAQAEAAVQQTHARHILLKVTPTLSAADAKRRLAEIKQRLDSKSATFEELARLYSNDESAKKGGDLGWLVPGDALPEFEQAMNALKPGEVSGPVETSFGYHLIQVVERKSEDESKEKKRNEARMALRERKMVEAAEDFQREVRDRAYVEFRAEDLKEAK, from the coding sequence ATGCGTAAGTCCAGTAAGCACCCGATCACCCTCGCGGCAGTCCTGCTGTGCGCAATGGCCGCCGGCACCAGCGCCGTGGCGCAGAACGCCAAGCCGGCCGCGGCAGCAGCGGCTGCGGTCCAGAAGGGCTTCACGCCGCCGGGACAATCGAAGAACACGGAGATCGACTCGATCGCCGTGATCGTCAACGACGAGGTGATCACCCGGCGCGAGCTGGCCCAGGAAGTGAACACGATCGTGCAGCGCATGAAGGCGCAGAACGCGCAGCTGCCGTCGGCGGCCGACCTGCAGCGCCAGATCGTCGAGCACATGATCGTGCAGCGCGCGCAGCTGCAGATGGCGCGCGAGATGGGCGTGCGGGTGGACGATGCGATGCTGGACCGCGCCATGGTGCGCGTGGCCGCCGAGCAGAAGATGACGGTGCAGCAGCTGCGCGACCAGATCGAGAAGCAGGGCGGCTCGTATGCCGCCTTCCGCGAGGACATCCGCAACGAGATCATCATGACGCGCCTGCGCGAGCACGAGGTGGACCAGAAGATCCAGGTGTCGGAAGCGGAAGTGGACAGCTTCCTGGCCGCGCAGGAAGCGGCAGCGGCCGAGCAGTTCGAGGTGAACATCTCGCAGATCCTGGTGCGCATCCCGGAAAACGCCTCGCCGGACGTGATCGCCCAGCGCCAGAAGCGCGCCGAGGAAGTCATGCGCCAGCTGCGCACCGGCGCCGACTTCGCCAAGATGGCGGCGACGTATTCGGACGCCAGCGACGCCCTGCAGGGCGGCGTGGTCGGCTGGCGCCAGACCGACCGCATTCCGCCGGTGTTCGCCGAGGCATTGGTGAAACTGAACCCGGGCCAGGTCACGCCGATCATCAAGAGCGTGGGCGGCTTCCATATCCTGAAGCTTTCGGACAAGCGCAGCGTGGCGCAGGCGCAGGCCGAAGCGGCCGTGCAGCAGACCCACGCCCGCCACATCCTGCTGAAGGTCACGCCAACCTTGAGCGCGGCGGACGCCAAGCGCCGCCTGGCCGAGATCAAGCAGCGCCTGGACAGCAAGAGCGCCACCTTCGAGGAACTGGCGCGCCTGTACTCGAACGACGAATCGGCCAAGAAGGGCGGCGACCTGGGCTGGCTGGTGCCGGGCGACGCGCTGCCGGAATTCGAGCAGGCGATGAACGCGCTGAAGCCGGGCGAAGTCAGCGGCCCGGTCGAGACCAGCTTCGGCTACCACCTGATCCAGGTGGTCGAGCGCAAGTCGGAAGACGAGTCGAAGGAGAAGAAGCGCAACGAGGCGCGCATGGCGCTGCGCGAGCGCAAGATGGTCGAGGCGGCCGAGGACTTCCAGCGCGAGGTGCGCGACCGCGCCTACGTCGAGTTCCGCGCCGAAGACCTGAAGGAAGCGAAGTAA